A stretch of Microbacterium caowuchunii DNA encodes these proteins:
- a CDS encoding CTP synthase, producing MTHSPGSSPSHGTNDDTTKHIFVTGGVVSSLGKGLTAASLGNLLTARGLHVVMQKLDPYLNVDPGTMNPFQHGEVFVTDDGAETDLDIGHYERFLDIELSQAANVTTGQIYSQVIARERRGEYLGDTVQVIPHITDEIKRRMRLQADETPKPDVIITEIGGTVGDIESQPFIESARQIRHELGRQNVFFVHVSLVPYMGASGEQKTKPTQHSVAALRSIGIQPDALVLRSDRPVTESNKRKIALMCDVDEMAVVNAVDVPSIYDIPTMLHDQGLDDYIVRALGLGKAAGVDWSRWQQVLGAVHNPKHEVTIGLVGKYIDLPDAYLSVTEAIKAGGFAHETHVSITWIPSDTCETPEGAEKALSGLDGIIVPGGFGVRGIEGKLGALKFAREQGIPTLGICLGLQCMVIEYARNMAGLPGASSSEFDPDTPFPVVATMAEQVDIIDRGDLGGTMRLGRYPAQLRAGSVAEEVYGASEVFERHRHRYEVNNAYRDQLAEAGLVFSGLSPDRNLVEFVELPRSVHPYYIATQAHPELQSRPTSPHPLFRGLIGAALERHRASELFDVENG from the coding sequence GTGACGCACTCTCCCGGCTCAAGCCCTTCTCACGGTACGAACGACGACACCACCAAGCACATCTTCGTGACGGGCGGTGTCGTCTCCTCCCTCGGTAAGGGGTTGACTGCCGCCAGTCTCGGCAACCTCCTCACCGCTCGGGGCCTGCATGTCGTCATGCAGAAGCTCGACCCGTATCTGAACGTCGACCCGGGGACGATGAACCCGTTCCAGCACGGCGAGGTCTTCGTGACCGACGACGGCGCCGAGACGGATCTCGACATCGGGCACTACGAGCGGTTCCTCGACATCGAGCTGAGCCAGGCGGCGAACGTGACCACCGGCCAGATCTATTCGCAGGTCATCGCGCGCGAGCGGCGCGGCGAGTACCTCGGCGACACGGTGCAGGTCATCCCGCACATCACCGACGAGATCAAGCGCCGGATGCGGCTGCAGGCGGACGAGACCCCGAAGCCGGACGTGATCATCACGGAGATCGGCGGCACGGTCGGCGACATCGAGTCGCAGCCGTTCATCGAGTCCGCGCGGCAGATCCGTCACGAGCTCGGGCGCCAGAACGTGTTCTTCGTGCACGTCTCGCTCGTCCCGTACATGGGCGCCTCGGGGGAGCAGAAGACCAAGCCGACGCAGCACTCCGTCGCGGCGTTGCGCTCCATCGGCATCCAGCCCGACGCCCTCGTCCTGCGCAGCGACCGTCCCGTCACCGAGTCGAACAAGCGCAAGATCGCGCTCATGTGCGACGTGGACGAGATGGCCGTGGTCAACGCCGTCGACGTGCCCAGCATCTACGACATCCCGACCATGCTCCACGACCAGGGCCTGGACGACTACATCGTCCGCGCGCTCGGTCTCGGCAAGGCGGCGGGGGTGGACTGGTCGCGCTGGCAGCAGGTGCTCGGTGCGGTGCACAACCCCAAGCACGAGGTGACGATCGGACTGGTCGGCAAGTACATCGATCTGCCCGACGCCTACCTCTCGGTCACCGAGGCGATCAAGGCCGGCGGCTTCGCGCACGAGACGCACGTCTCGATCACCTGGATCCCGTCGGACACCTGTGAGACGCCGGAGGGCGCCGAGAAGGCGCTGTCGGGCCTCGACGGCATCATCGTGCCCGGCGGGTTCGGCGTCCGCGGCATCGAAGGCAAGCTCGGCGCGCTCAAGTTCGCCCGTGAGCAGGGGATCCCGACGCTCGGCATCTGTCTGGGCCTGCAGTGCATGGTGATCGAGTACGCCCGCAACATGGCAGGTCTCCCCGGCGCCTCGTCGAGCGAGTTCGACCCGGACACCCCGTTCCCGGTCGTCGCGACGATGGCCGAGCAGGTCGACATCATCGACCGCGGCGACCTGGGCGGCACGATGCGCCTCGGTCGGTACCCGGCGCAGCTACGCGCCGGTTCGGTCGCCGAGGAGGTGTACGGCGCCTCCGAGGTCTTCGAACGGCACCGTCACCGCTACGAGGTCAACAACGCCTACCGCGACCAGCTCGCCGAGGCGGGACTCGTCTTCTCGGGTCTGTCGCCCGACCGCAACCTCGTCGAGTTCGTCGAGCTGCCCCGCTCGGTGCACCCGTACTACATCGCCACCCAGGCCCACCCGGAGCTGCAGTCGCGTCCCACCTCGCCCCACCCGCTGTTCCGCGGGCTGATCGGCGCGGCGCTGGAACGTCACCGCGCCAGCGAGCTCTTCGACGTCGAGAACGGCTGA
- a CDS encoding ParA family protein, producing the protein MAERASKASGKSSTKDDTPLGPTGRPYHGFATPPALTTHGPARIIALCNQKGGVGKTTTTINLAASLANYGRKVLAVDFDPQGALSAGLGIHPHDMPTIYDLLLDTKRDPHEAIVHTSVEGLDVIPANIDLSAAEVHLVNEVARETILARVLRNITPEYDVVLIDCQPSLGLLTVNALTASHGVLIPLECEFFALRGVALLIETIDKVRDRLNPSITLDGVLATMYDPRTLHSREVLERVVEAFGDDVLETVIGRTVKFPDASVSGMPITEFAPEHAAAQAYLRLARELVSRGAVA; encoded by the coding sequence GTGGCGGAGCGCGCGAGCAAGGCATCAGGCAAATCGTCGACGAAGGACGATACGCCGCTGGGCCCCACCGGCCGCCCGTATCACGGATTCGCGACCCCTCCCGCCCTCACGACCCACGGACCGGCGCGCATCATCGCCCTGTGCAACCAGAAGGGCGGGGTCGGCAAGACGACGACCACGATCAACCTCGCCGCGTCGCTGGCCAACTACGGACGCAAGGTGCTCGCGGTCGACTTCGACCCGCAGGGCGCGCTCTCGGCGGGTCTCGGCATCCACCCGCACGACATGCCCACCATCTACGACCTGCTCCTGGACACCAAGCGGGACCCGCACGAAGCCATCGTGCACACGTCGGTCGAGGGTCTCGATGTGATCCCCGCGAACATCGATCTGTCCGCCGCCGAGGTGCACCTGGTCAACGAGGTCGCTCGCGAGACGATCCTCGCCCGGGTGCTGCGCAACATCACCCCCGAGTACGACGTCGTGCTCATCGATTGCCAGCCGTCGCTCGGCCTGCTGACGGTGAACGCCCTGACCGCCAGCCACGGGGTGCTCATCCCGCTCGAGTGCGAGTTCTTCGCCCTGCGCGGCGTCGCCCTGCTCATCGAGACGATCGACAAGGTCCGCGACCGTCTGAACCCGAGCATCACCCTCGACGGCGTCCTGGCCACGATGTACGACCCGCGCACGCTGCACTCGCGTGAGGTGCTCGAGCGCGTGGTGGAGGCGTTCGGCGACGACGTGCTGGAGACGGTCATCGGGCGGACGGTCAAGTTCCCGGATGCCTCGGTCTCGGGGATGCCGATCACCGAGTTCGCCCCCGAGCACGCGGCCGCGCAGGCCTACCTGCGGCTTGCTCGGGAACTGGTCTCCCGTGGCGCCGTCGCCTGA
- a CDS encoding NUDIX domain-containing protein, protein MDEALRDEPVDPDVVASDLVYRGAVWDVRSDTVRYNDGRIVRQYVVHPGAAAVIALDDEGRVLLIQQYRHPIRHRDWEVPAGLLDVAGESPEQAARRELAEEADLEATSWEPLVSMFTTPGGNDEIVHLFLARGLSTRAEAHHREEEEADIRMRWVPLEDAVTAVLEGRLRNGILMTGVLATAERLRRSGAEH, encoded by the coding sequence ATGGACGAGGCGCTGCGCGACGAACCGGTCGACCCGGACGTCGTCGCCAGCGACCTCGTCTACCGGGGCGCGGTCTGGGACGTCCGCTCCGACACCGTCCGCTACAACGACGGCCGGATCGTGCGTCAGTACGTGGTGCACCCCGGCGCCGCCGCGGTCATCGCGCTCGACGACGAGGGCCGTGTGCTGCTGATCCAGCAGTACCGGCATCCGATCAGGCATCGCGACTGGGAGGTGCCGGCCGGACTGCTGGACGTCGCAGGGGAGAGCCCGGAGCAGGCCGCACGCCGTGAGCTGGCCGAGGAGGCGGACCTCGAGGCGACCTCCTGGGAGCCGCTGGTCAGCATGTTCACGACGCCCGGCGGGAACGACGAGATCGTCCACCTCTTCCTCGCGCGCGGACTGTCCACGCGGGCCGAGGCGCACCACCGCGAAGAGGAGGAGGCCGACATCCGGATGCGGTGGGTACCGCTCGAAGATGCCGTCACCGCTGTGCTCGAGGGCAGACTCCGCAACGGCATCCTGATGACCGGTGTCCTCGCCACCGCCGAGCGGCTGAGACGGTCCGGCGCGGAGCACTGA
- a CDS encoding NAD kinase, with translation MTGPRHILVVAHARRDDTVEAAERVIQELRSAGAVPVLSEEDRSELIQILPQCADLPALGADVPLADIELAIVLGGDGTILRAAELVRGGTAPVLGINLGHVGFLAESERDDMDEAVARVIARDYRVEERLALSVRVKDVSGAVIYETWALNEATVEKASRERMLEVVIEVDGRPLSSFGCDGVVVSTPTGSTAYNFSAGGPVIWPTVEAIAVVPLSAHALFAKPLVLGPEASVAIEVLARTNGTGILWCDGRRSHDLPPGARVVVRRSSEPVRLARLHPAAFTDRLVDKFHLPVTGWRGPDALPARPSGRTA, from the coding sequence ATGACCGGCCCACGCCACATCCTCGTCGTCGCGCATGCGCGGCGCGACGACACCGTCGAGGCCGCGGAACGCGTGATCCAGGAACTCCGCTCGGCCGGCGCGGTACCCGTTCTCAGCGAGGAGGACCGGTCCGAACTGATCCAGATCCTGCCCCAATGCGCGGACCTGCCCGCACTCGGTGCCGACGTGCCGCTCGCCGACATCGAGCTCGCGATCGTCCTGGGCGGGGACGGGACCATCCTCCGCGCCGCGGAGCTCGTCCGCGGCGGCACGGCACCGGTGCTCGGGATCAACCTGGGTCACGTCGGGTTCCTCGCGGAGAGCGAGCGCGACGACATGGACGAGGCCGTTGCGCGCGTGATCGCCCGGGATTACCGGGTGGAAGAGCGCCTCGCACTTTCGGTGCGTGTGAAGGACGTATCCGGAGCGGTGATCTACGAGACCTGGGCGCTCAACGAGGCCACCGTCGAGAAGGCCAGCCGCGAGCGGATGCTCGAGGTGGTCATCGAGGTCGACGGGCGTCCGCTCTCCAGTTTCGGCTGCGACGGCGTCGTCGTGTCGACGCCGACCGGGTCGACGGCGTACAACTTCTCCGCCGGGGGGCCGGTCATCTGGCCCACCGTCGAGGCGATCGCGGTGGTGCCGCTGTCGGCGCATGCGCTGTTCGCCAAGCCGCTGGTACTGGGGCCGGAGGCGTCGGTCGCGATCGAGGTCCTGGCCCGCACGAACGGCACGGGCATCCTCTGGTGCGACGGGCGCCGTTCCCACGACCTGCCCCCCGGGGCCCGCGTCGTGGTGCGACGGTCCAGCGAGCCGGTGCGGCTGGCGCGGCTGCACCCGGCGGCGTTCACCGACCGCCTGGTCGACAAGTTCCACCTCCCGGTGACCGGATGGCGGGGGCCGGACGCGCTCCCCGCGCGGCCCTCAGGGAGGACGGCGTGA
- the recN gene encoding DNA repair protein RecN, with protein sequence MIEEMRLRDLGVIADATLPLGTGFTAITGETGAGKTMVVTGLGLLLGERADSGAVRSGAAAAAVDGVWLVDEHGAVADRVRDAGGDVDPVGGGRAELMLGRTVTSEGRSRATVGGRSAPVGVLSDLADLLIVVHGQSDQLRLKSAAAQRDALDRFAGAPVSDAAGRYRTAFDRVRALTTELDGLVAARDERAREAADLREALAEIEDADPQPDEDTALAQRAERLANVEQLREAAALAHGALSNEDDAPDASTLVAESRRALERASGSDQELQALAEQAADIGYRLADLATAVASYLADLDDSGPAELAAVEERRALLAGLVRRHGSLDAALELGRVGALRLAELEDDDSRVERLEAERSAAAADLDAAAAELTAARMSAAERLGAAVTEELRALALPDARLVVSVTPGAETAAGRDDVAILLAPHPGADPRPVSRGASGGELSRVMLAIEVVIASMDPVPTFVFDEVDAGIGGAAAIEVGRRLARLAETSQVIAVTHLAQVAAFANNHLSVVKANDGSVTSSSVRRLEGEAREAEMARLLSGLADSDAAVTHARELLALADRTR encoded by the coding sequence GTGATCGAGGAGATGCGCCTGCGGGACCTCGGCGTGATCGCCGACGCCACGCTTCCGCTCGGGACGGGCTTCACCGCCATCACCGGCGAGACCGGTGCGGGCAAGACGATGGTCGTCACCGGTCTCGGGCTGCTGCTGGGCGAACGCGCCGATTCGGGTGCCGTGCGTTCGGGTGCGGCCGCGGCTGCGGTCGACGGAGTGTGGCTCGTCGACGAGCACGGCGCGGTCGCGGACCGGGTGCGGGACGCCGGGGGAGACGTCGACCCGGTGGGCGGCGGCCGCGCGGAGCTCATGCTGGGCCGTACCGTCACCAGTGAGGGACGCAGCCGCGCCACGGTCGGCGGTCGGTCCGCACCGGTCGGGGTGCTCTCCGACCTCGCGGACCTGCTCATCGTCGTGCACGGGCAGTCCGACCAGCTCCGCCTGAAATCCGCCGCGGCGCAGCGGGACGCGCTCGACAGGTTCGCGGGCGCACCCGTCTCCGACGCGGCGGGCCGCTACCGCACCGCCTTCGACCGGGTCCGCGCGCTCACCACGGAGCTGGACGGACTCGTCGCGGCCCGCGACGAGCGGGCGCGCGAAGCCGCGGATCTGCGCGAGGCCCTCGCCGAGATCGAGGACGCCGACCCGCAGCCCGACGAGGACACCGCGCTCGCGCAGCGCGCGGAACGTCTCGCGAACGTCGAACAGCTCCGCGAGGCGGCGGCGCTCGCGCACGGTGCGCTCTCGAACGAGGACGACGCGCCCGATGCCTCCACCCTCGTGGCCGAGTCCCGCCGGGCGCTCGAGAGGGCGTCGGGCAGCGATCAGGAGCTGCAGGCCCTGGCCGAACAGGCAGCGGACATCGGCTATCGGCTCGCCGACCTCGCGACGGCTGTGGCGTCGTACCTGGCGGACCTGGATGACAGCGGCCCGGCGGAGCTCGCGGCCGTCGAGGAGCGGCGGGCACTCCTGGCCGGCCTCGTGCGCCGGCACGGTTCGCTCGACGCCGCGCTCGAGCTCGGACGCGTCGGTGCCCTGCGCCTGGCCGAGCTGGAGGACGACGACTCCCGCGTGGAGCGCCTCGAGGCCGAACGCTCGGCGGCCGCGGCGGATCTCGACGCGGCGGCGGCGGAGCTCACCGCGGCGCGCATGTCCGCTGCGGAACGCCTCGGAGCCGCCGTCACGGAGGAGCTCCGGGCCCTGGCGCTGCCGGATGCCCGCCTGGTCGTATCGGTCACCCCGGGGGCGGAGACCGCCGCAGGGCGCGACGACGTCGCCATCCTCCTCGCCCCGCACCCCGGGGCGGATCCACGTCCGGTCTCCCGGGGAGCATCCGGGGGTGAACTCAGCCGCGTCATGCTCGCCATCGAGGTGGTGATCGCCAGCATGGATCCTGTGCCGACCTTCGTCTTCGACGAGGTGGATGCCGGAATCGGCGGCGCCGCGGCCATCGAAGTGGGGCGACGACTCGCCCGGCTCGCCGAGACGTCACAGGTGATCGCGGTGACGCATCTCGCCCAGGTGGCCGCGTTCGCGAACAACCATCTCAGCGTCGTGAAGGCGAACGACGGGTCCGTCACCTCCTCCAGTGTCCGGCGGCTCGAGGGCGAGGCGAGGGAAGCGGAGATGGCGCGTCTGCTGTCGGGATTGGCAGACTCGGATGCAGCAGTGACCCATGCGCGGGAACTCCTTGCGCTGGCCGACCGTACCCGCTGA
- the xerD gene encoding site-specific tyrosine recombinase XerD produces MRLERAVDIYLRHITIERGLSAHTVGAYRRDLAGYVAWLEDHGVGEAGEVTPALVAEFAAERAGAEPRPAAASLARLQSSVRGLHRFLVREGTTEADPTESLRPPRLPQRLPKALTIAQVEQLLDASGPAPGSADQAEIVTVRDRALVELLYATGARVSELVQLDVDDLAHGDVLRVRGKGSKERIVPVGSYARAATDAYLTRARPELARRGKGTPRLFLGARGAPLSRQSAWAVLQAAAERAGLDAHVSPHTLRHSFATHLLQGGADVRVVQELLGHSSVATTQIYTHVSVDALRDVYSTAHPRAR; encoded by the coding sequence GTGCGACTCGAACGGGCCGTCGACATCTACCTGCGGCACATCACCATCGAACGTGGGCTGTCCGCGCACACGGTCGGCGCCTACCGGCGCGACCTGGCGGGATACGTCGCGTGGCTCGAGGATCACGGCGTGGGCGAGGCCGGGGAGGTGACGCCCGCGCTCGTGGCGGAGTTCGCCGCGGAACGGGCCGGCGCCGAACCGCGACCGGCGGCCGCATCGCTCGCGCGTCTCCAGTCCTCCGTGCGGGGTCTGCACCGATTCCTCGTGCGGGAGGGGACGACCGAGGCGGACCCGACCGAATCCCTGCGCCCGCCGAGACTGCCGCAACGGCTGCCGAAGGCCCTCACCATCGCGCAGGTCGAGCAGCTGCTGGACGCATCGGGTCCCGCCCCGGGATCCGCCGATCAGGCCGAGATCGTGACGGTGCGCGACCGGGCCCTGGTGGAGCTGCTCTACGCGACCGGCGCGCGCGTCTCCGAACTCGTCCAGCTGGATGTCGACGACCTCGCGCACGGAGACGTGCTGCGCGTGCGCGGCAAGGGCTCGAAGGAGCGGATCGTCCCGGTCGGCTCGTACGCGCGGGCCGCCACCGACGCCTACCTGACGCGGGCACGCCCGGAGCTCGCCCGCCGGGGGAAGGGCACGCCGCGGCTGTTCCTCGGCGCGCGGGGTGCGCCCCTGTCGCGGCAGAGCGCCTGGGCCGTGCTGCAGGCGGCGGCCGAACGCGCGGGGCTCGACGCGCACGTCTCTCCGCACACCCTCCGACATTCGTTCGCCACGCACCTGCTGCAGGGCGGCGCGGACGTGCGGGTGGTGCAGGAGCTGCTCGGGCATTCCTCGGTCGCCACCACCCAGATCTACACGCACGTGAGCGTGGACGCGCTGCGCGACGTGTACTCCACGGCGCATCCCCGAGCCCGCTGA
- a CDS encoding TlyA family RNA methyltransferase — MSPRLDAELAARGLARSRTHAATLIAAGEVSVDGRPVVKPSQQVDADTVLDVAGTDHYVSRAAHKLIAGLDAFGVDVAGRAALDMGASTGGFTQVLRERGAEPVLAVDVGHGQLAERVAQDPGVIAVEGVNVRHITPESLADLAGGPFVPGIVVGDLSFISLAHVLPAVRGVVTADTDIVLLVKPQFEVGRTAVRGGLVTDPASRADAVSQVLWSAWDQGLGTLGLIASPILGTHGNSEYVVHLRLGAGSIPTQWESTVIELTGVR; from the coding sequence ATGAGCCCGCGCCTGGACGCCGAACTCGCCGCACGGGGGCTCGCCCGATCGCGGACGCACGCCGCGACCCTCATCGCCGCAGGCGAGGTGAGCGTGGACGGCCGGCCGGTGGTGAAACCCTCCCAGCAGGTGGATGCCGACACCGTGCTGGACGTGGCCGGGACCGACCACTACGTCAGCCGGGCCGCGCACAAGCTCATCGCAGGTCTGGACGCCTTCGGGGTGGATGTCGCCGGCCGCGCGGCGCTGGACATGGGGGCCTCCACCGGGGGGTTCACCCAGGTGCTGCGCGAACGCGGCGCCGAGCCGGTCCTCGCGGTCGACGTCGGGCACGGCCAACTCGCCGAACGGGTCGCGCAGGATCCGGGCGTGATCGCCGTCGAGGGCGTGAACGTGCGCCACATCACGCCGGAATCGCTCGCCGATCTGGCCGGCGGACCGTTCGTCCCCGGCATCGTCGTGGGGGACCTGTCCTTCATCTCCCTCGCTCATGTGCTTCCCGCCGTCCGGGGTGTCGTGACGGCCGACACCGACATCGTCCTGCTCGTCAAACCGCAGTTCGAGGTCGGGCGGACCGCCGTGCGCGGCGGCCTCGTCACCGATCCGGCATCCCGCGCGGATGCGGTCTCGCAGGTGCTCTGGTCCGCCTGGGACCAGGGGCTCGGCACGCTGGGGCTCATCGCGTCCCCGATCCTGGGGACGCACGGCAACAGCGAGTACGTCGTGCATCTTCGACTCGGCGCGGGCAGCATTCCGACACAATGGGAGAGCACTGTGATCGAGCTGACGGGAGTGCGATGA
- a CDS encoding HAD-IIA family hydrolase: MALFGRPSTPLDGVDAVLADLDGVVYAGAGALPHAVESLNRAAQTRRLGFITNNASRTDASVAAHLNELGLRVEPSDVVTSPQAAVRLLNTLVAPGSVILVVGGEGLVVELEKAGYVVTRSAADAPAAVVQGFAPEVGWVHLAEAAYALALPESEGGIPWIATNTDWTIPQSRGIAPGNGTLVSAVHTAVGRLATVAGKPETPIFQEAVARFGARSPLFLGDRLDTDIAGAQAAGIRSALVLTGIDRPKHILAAPPSSRPDYILGDLRELHEPYPVTRVKGDVTIVREARVAIDGVDVRILDAGSRPIDLVRAGAAAIWATGRAIFGFHVPEALYADPFHRP, encoded by the coding sequence ATGGCGCTGTTCGGTCGACCCAGCACGCCGCTCGACGGTGTCGACGCGGTCCTCGCCGATCTCGACGGAGTGGTTTACGCCGGTGCCGGTGCGCTTCCGCATGCCGTGGAGAGCCTGAACCGCGCCGCGCAGACCCGCCGCCTGGGATTCATCACCAACAACGCGTCGCGCACGGACGCGTCGGTCGCCGCCCACCTGAACGAGCTGGGGCTCCGGGTGGAGCCCTCGGACGTCGTGACGAGTCCGCAGGCCGCGGTGCGGCTGCTGAACACCCTCGTCGCTCCCGGCTCCGTGATCCTCGTGGTCGGGGGAGAGGGGCTCGTCGTCGAGCTGGAGAAGGCCGGATACGTCGTGACCCGCAGCGCCGCCGATGCGCCGGCAGCCGTCGTACAGGGCTTCGCGCCCGAGGTCGGCTGGGTGCACCTCGCGGAAGCCGCCTACGCGCTCGCGCTCCCGGAGAGCGAGGGCGGGATCCCCTGGATCGCGACCAACACCGACTGGACGATCCCGCAGTCCCGCGGCATCGCGCCCGGCAACGGCACGCTCGTGTCCGCGGTCCACACCGCGGTCGGCCGGCTGGCCACCGTGGCAGGCAAGCCCGAGACGCCGATCTTCCAGGAGGCGGTCGCGCGCTTCGGCGCCCGCAGCCCGCTGTTCCTCGGCGATCGCCTGGACACCGACATCGCCGGAGCCCAGGCAGCCGGCATCCGCTCCGCGCTCGTGCTCACCGGTATCGACCGCCCCAAGCACATCCTCGCGGCGCCGCCGTCCTCCCGACCGGACTACATCCTCGGGGACCTGCGGGAACTGCACGAACCGTACCCGGTGACGCGGGTGAAGGGCGACGTGACGATCGTGCGGGAGGCCCGCGTGGCGATCGACGGCGTGGACGTGCGGATCCTCGACGCGGGATCCCGGCCCATCGACCTGGTGCGCGCCGGTGCGGCGGCCATCTGGGCGACCGGCCGGGCCATCTTCGGATTCCACGTCCCCGAGGCGCTCTACGCGGATCCCTTCCACCGGCCCTGA